In Fibrobacter succinogenes, a single genomic region encodes these proteins:
- a CDS encoding tryptophan-rich sensory protein has product MSEILKYLTTFATEILPVILPGIIFFALRKRTSWKKLWLVLGLLLPAFIVFRSVQWLACKNDLEMAIEGLLFLVLYVSGALIGNFFKTKKVLFVIAVSVIALLLFLFFKWMVYHDSEMFPFAEIVDEPLQSVELKVARNADYEIEMILEDAWENDSRIMAIRERNDSVFYRAAYRMCSAENIDNEGYKKWVKPNIDSSQWALLSPEKSLIAKSLKNSIEKYEQEYHSDLVNDGYSVRVSLKDYKRKTYRRLGLNNASILGMQGAMAIEKMMFDLMPSRETFITLSYDEVSKKCGEKENALIQQVESDSDSANE; this is encoded by the coding sequence ATGAGTGAAATTCTCAAATACTTAACGACTTTTGCAACGGAGATTCTTCCCGTAATCCTCCCGGGAATTATTTTCTTTGCACTTCGCAAACGGACGTCTTGGAAAAAGCTTTGGCTAGTTCTTGGCTTGCTTCTTCCGGCATTTATCGTGTTCCGGAGTGTCCAATGGCTAGCTTGTAAGAATGATTTAGAAATGGCAATTGAGGGCTTGCTCTTTCTCGTGTTGTATGTCTCGGGAGCTCTTATCGGGAATTTCTTTAAGACGAAGAAAGTTTTGTTTGTAATAGCAGTTTCCGTCATTGCTCTGCTTCTGTTCTTGTTTTTTAAATGGATGGTTTATCATGATTCAGAAATGTTTCCGTTTGCAGAAATTGTCGATGAACCCTTGCAGAGTGTTGAATTGAAAGTGGCGCGGAATGCTGATTACGAAATAGAAATGATCCTGGAAGATGCTTGGGAAAATGATTCCCGCATCATGGCAATCAGGGAACGGAACGACTCTGTTTTTTATCGTGCCGCCTATCGTATGTGTAGCGCTGAAAATATTGACAATGAGGGCTATAAAAAATGGGTAAAGCCGAATATCGATTCTAGCCAGTGGGCGCTACTGAGTCCCGAAAAATCTTTAATTGCCAAATCGCTGAAAAATTCTATAGAAAAATACGAACAGGAATACCACTCGGATCTTGTTAATGATGGCTATTCCGTTAGAGTCTCGTTGAAGGACTATAAACGCAAAACCTACCGCCGATTGGGCTTGAACAATGCATCCATACTTGGAATGCAGGGCGCAATGGCAATTGAAAAAATGATGTTTGATCTAATGCCCTCTCGCGAAACTTTTATTACGCTTTCTTATGATGAAGTCTCTAAAAAATGTGGTGAAAAAGAAAATGCACTGATTCAACAGGTGGAGTCGGACAGTGATAGCGCAAACGAATGA
- a CDS encoding tryptophan--tRNA ligase — MKKISLTGIKPTGTPHLGNYVGAIRPALELTKTYDTVYFIADYHALTTVQNGAEMRANIYKVAATWLALGLNPEESLFYKQSDIPEIFELSWALSCFTPKGFMNRAHAYKAKVEANTAAGVDVDSNVNMGLYCYPCLMDADILMFSADIVPVGKDQKQHVEFARDIAIKFNKHFGEEVFTVPEPVFQESTGVIPGLDGRKMSKSYDNYIDIFLEPKALKKRLGKIVTNSQGIEEPKDPDTCNVFKLYKLFATPEQTEALAARYRAGGMGWGHAKQELQNVLEEHLGAAREKYFYLLDHTDEIEKILAYGKERARAKAKVMMDRVRHLLGTY, encoded by the coding sequence ATGAAAAAGATTTCTCTTACCGGTATCAAGCCGACGGGTACTCCCCATCTCGGCAATTATGTGGGCGCTATCCGCCCGGCTCTTGAACTTACAAAGACTTATGACACGGTCTATTTCATTGCGGACTATCACGCTTTGACGACAGTGCAGAACGGCGCCGAAATGCGCGCGAACATTTACAAGGTTGCAGCTACTTGGCTCGCTCTCGGCCTCAACCCGGAAGAATCCCTGTTCTACAAGCAGAGCGATATTCCTGAAATCTTTGAACTTAGCTGGGCTCTCAGCTGCTTCACGCCGAAGGGCTTCATGAACCGCGCCCACGCTTACAAGGCAAAGGTCGAAGCCAACACCGCTGCTGGCGTTGATGTGGATTCCAACGTGAACATGGGTCTTTACTGCTACCCGTGCCTCATGGATGCCGACATCCTCATGTTCAGCGCCGACATCGTGCCGGTGGGCAAGGACCAGAAACAGCACGTCGAATTTGCTCGCGATATCGCTATCAAGTTCAATAAGCACTTTGGCGAAGAAGTGTTCACCGTTCCGGAACCGGTTTTCCAGGAATCCACTGGCGTTATCCCGGGTCTTGACGGCCGCAAGATGAGCAAGTCCTACGACAACTATATTGACATCTTCCTCGAACCGAAGGCTCTCAAGAAGCGTCTCGGCAAGATCGTGACGAATTCCCAGGGCATCGAAGAACCGAAGGATCCGGATACTTGCAACGTGTTTAAGTTGTACAAGCTCTTTGCAACACCGGAACAGACCGAAGCTCTTGCAGCCCGCTATCGTGCAGGCGGCATGGGCTGGGGCCACGCCAAGCAGGAACTCCAGAATGTCCTCGAAGAACATCTCGGTGCCGCTCGCGAAAAGTACTTCTACTTGCTCGACCACACCGACGAAATCGAAAAGATTCTCGCTTACGGTAAGGAACGCGCTCGCGCCAAGGCAAAGGTCATGATGGACCGCGTGCGTCATTTGTTAGGAACTTACTAA
- a CDS encoding ribonuclease D has translation MMKDEKYILVDSEESLANLLADLEQYDMAAVDTEADSMYHYTARLCLIQITIGEHHYIVDPLCGLDLAPLFKARAMQTLIFHGADYDLRLLWQTYGFSPKSIFDTMLAAKILGEQHLGLADLVKEYFGDELKKENQRADWTIRPLSLDMCEYAIHDTFYLHELCAILAEKLQQAGRMCWLTEQCNALIEHAKAPNVPKKDPWRITGSSIYGPCALNILKHLWEWREKQAEELDRPPYKVMQAELMLAIVNAQNSHFPEVNEKFLPKLPRNFKGDRLESFLNMLREAVAEPECDWPMRLPKAPPPPVIPHSDLLSALKVWRDEKAEELKIDAALLANKSQLIWLAAPGNIPWQTRYEDAHLMHWQQNIWNEILRDKLPTAKRIGEEE, from the coding sequence ATGATGAAAGACGAGAAATACATATTGGTAGATAGCGAAGAATCGCTGGCAAATTTGCTTGCAGATTTGGAGCAATACGACATGGCCGCAGTCGATACCGAAGCGGATTCCATGTACCATTACACGGCTCGTCTCTGCCTCATCCAGATTACCATTGGCGAACACCATTATATTGTGGACCCGCTTTGTGGGCTGGACCTTGCACCGCTGTTCAAGGCACGTGCAATGCAGACGCTGATTTTCCATGGTGCAGATTACGACCTCAGACTTTTGTGGCAGACGTACGGTTTTTCACCGAAGAGCATTTTCGACACGATGCTTGCCGCAAAGATTTTGGGAGAACAGCACCTCGGGCTTGCCGATTTGGTCAAAGAATATTTTGGAGACGAACTCAAAAAGGAAAACCAGAGAGCCGACTGGACGATTCGACCGCTTTCGCTGGACATGTGCGAATACGCCATCCACGACACATTTTATCTACACGAACTTTGTGCGATATTAGCTGAAAAATTGCAACAAGCCGGACGCATGTGCTGGCTTACGGAACAATGCAACGCACTCATCGAGCATGCGAAGGCACCGAATGTTCCCAAAAAAGATCCATGGCGCATTACGGGCTCCAGTATTTACGGGCCGTGTGCATTGAACATTCTCAAGCACTTGTGGGAATGGCGCGAAAAGCAGGCCGAGGAACTCGACCGCCCGCCTTACAAGGTAATGCAAGCAGAGCTTATGCTCGCGATTGTTAACGCACAAAATTCGCATTTCCCGGAAGTTAACGAAAAATTCTTGCCAAAACTCCCCCGCAACTTTAAGGGAGACCGTTTGGAATCGTTCCTCAACATGCTCCGCGAAGCAGTTGCCGAACCTGAATGTGATTGGCCCATGCGACTCCCCAAGGCTCCACCACCGCCGGTCATTCCGCACTCGGATTTGCTCAGCGCACTCAAAGTTTGGCGTGATGAGAAAGCCGAGGAGCTGAAAATCGATGCAGCGCTCCTTGCAAACAAATCGCAATTGATTTGGCTTGCCGCTCCGGGCAACATTCCTTGGCAGACCCGCTACGAAGATGCGCACCTGATGCACTGGCAACAAAATATTTGGAACGAAATTCTGCGTGACAAATTGCCCACTGCAAAGCGCATTGGCGAAGAAGAATAA
- a CDS encoding 5-formyltetrahydrofolate cyclo-ligase, with the protein MAASIVIVILVLLIFGSSPIVEMILKMRRMKKGDDIIKEPWQEIHDIPGYHDARNIAAFYPLKGEPNIMPILEELAIEGRLLLPKCEGNGIMNFYKISNLKKDLVKGHYGIMEPREGIEKFEGAIPVFLVPGVKFNWDGSRQGHGKGYYDRFLAKYPNSFKAGIMTPAQLSKEPLEQKETDVKMHTVIACRERY; encoded by the coding sequence ATGGCAGCGTCCATAGTAATCGTAATCCTCGTGCTGCTGATCTTCGGCAGCAGTCCTATTGTCGAGATGATTTTGAAAATGCGCCGCATGAAAAAAGGCGACGACATTATCAAAGAACCGTGGCAAGAAATCCACGACATTCCGGGCTACCACGATGCGAGGAACATCGCCGCGTTCTATCCTCTCAAGGGCGAGCCAAACATCATGCCGATTCTTGAAGAACTAGCAATCGAAGGTCGCCTGTTGCTCCCCAAATGCGAGGGCAACGGCATCATGAATTTTTACAAAATAAGCAACCTCAAGAAGGACTTGGTCAAGGGGCACTATGGGATCATGGAGCCCCGCGAAGGTATCGAGAAGTTCGAAGGCGCCATTCCTGTGTTCCTGGTCCCCGGGGTCAAGTTCAACTGGGACGGTAGCAGACAAGGGCACGGCAAGGGTTACTACGACAGGTTCCTCGCCAAATACCCAAATTCGTTCAAAGCAGGCATCATGACTCCGGCACAGCTTTCCAAAGAACCGCTTGAGCAAAAAGAAACCGACGTGAAGATGCACACGGTAATTGCTTGTAGAGAAAGATACTAG
- a CDS encoding RNA methyltransferase, producing MSFNNDDSRRGFGNDRKRNFGRSPRPNFDENRFNREHPDEATAPHSDRENRGFGERPERRSFGERATERRGGIGSQAHLRRDRENFASRPSRFEERAEHHSLSDRPTFDDRRNFNSERREFDKSRANQENFVPAVGDADAAPQVAVGGIKEVEELLNKSPLQVHRVLFMHKSGNPKLYELQKLAKRAHVHVQQVDSKILDSYARPNHGVVALMNEKELLNWMDVREEFFKARDTGEKKLIAVATNIEDPRNLGACIRSSLALGVDILLLPAKGMCGITPSVARTSAGALEKLRICRPDNLEGAIGELKMAGYQILGLDADTETNLAGFDFADHVVLAVGGEDVGLPPFIKKQCDAVLRIPMKPEAHSYNASVALSLGLYEYARLRIKA from the coding sequence ATGAGTTTCAACAATGACGACAGCCGTCGCGGTTTTGGCAACGATCGCAAGCGCAATTTTGGCCGCTCCCCGCGCCCGAATTTTGACGAAAACAGGTTCAACCGCGAACACCCGGACGAAGCCACCGCACCGCACAGTGACCGTGAAAATCGCGGCTTTGGAGAACGTCCAGAACGCCGCAGTTTTGGCGAACGCGCTACAGAACGCCGTGGTGGCATCGGAAGCCAGGCTCATCTCCGTCGCGACCGCGAGAATTTCGCCAGCCGTCCGAGCCGTTTCGAAGAACGCGCAGAACATCATAGCTTAAGCGACCGCCCCACATTTGACGACCGTCGCAATTTCAACAGCGAGCGCCGCGAATTTGACAAAAGTCGCGCCAATCAAGAAAACTTCGTGCCCGCAGTTGGCGATGCCGATGCAGCACCGCAAGTCGCCGTCGGTGGCATCAAGGAAGTCGAAGAACTTCTGAACAAAAGCCCGTTGCAGGTCCACCGCGTGCTCTTCATGCACAAGTCCGGCAACCCGAAGCTCTATGAACTCCAGAAGCTTGCCAAACGCGCCCACGTGCACGTTCAGCAGGTCGATTCCAAGATTCTCGATAGCTATGCCCGCCCGAACCACGGCGTTGTGGCTCTCATGAACGAGAAGGAACTGCTCAACTGGATGGACGTCCGCGAAGAATTTTTCAAGGCCCGCGACACTGGCGAAAAGAAACTTATCGCCGTTGCAACCAACATCGAAGACCCGCGTAACCTTGGCGCCTGCATCCGTAGCTCGCTTGCCCTGGGTGTCGATATTCTGCTCCTCCCCGCGAAAGGAATGTGCGGCATCACACCGAGCGTCGCCCGAACCTCTGCAGGAGCCCTCGAAAAGCTCCGCATCTGCCGTCCGGACAATCTCGAAGGCGCCATTGGCGAACTCAAGATGGCCGGTTACCAGATTTTGGGACTCGATGCCGACACCGAAACAAACCTCGCCGGCTTTGACTTTGCCGACCACGTTGTTCTTGCTGTCGGCGGCGAAGACGTAGGCCTCCCCCCGTTCATCAAAAAGCAGTGCGATGCCGTACTCCGCATCCCGATGAAACCCGAAGCTCATTCCTACAATGCTTCCGTAGCACTATCCCTTGGCCTTTACGAATACGCCCGCTTGCGCATAAAGGCATAA